The Thiorhodovibrio frisius genome segment TATGCCGCGCTTTACGGTCCGACCATCGGGGATCGTGTGCGCCTGGGCGACACCAATCTGGTCGCTCAGATCGAGGAGGATCTGACCCATTACGGCGATGAAGTGCGTTTCGGGCGCGGCGGGTCCATTCGCGATGGCATGGGCCAGTGCCAGCGTCAGGCGGACTTGGTCATGGACACCGTCATCACCAATGCCTTGGTGATCGACTTCTGGGGCGTGATCAAGGCCGATATTGGCCTGAAGGACGGGCGTATCGCGGCCATTGGCAAGGCCGGTAATCCCAATATCCAAACTGGTGCCGATGTCATTATCGGCCCGGGAACTGACATCATCGCCGGCGAAGGGCACATCCTGACCGCAGGTGGCGTGGATGCCATGACCCATTTCATCAGCCCGGCGCAGGCAGAGGTCGCGCTCATGGCTGGCGTGACCACCCTGATTGGCGGCGGTACCGGTCCGAGTGCCGGGAGTCTGGCGGCGCCTAGCACTCCAGGACCCTGGAACATTCGCCGCATGCTGCAAGCCGCCGAGGGTCTGCCTGTCAATATCGGCATCCTGGCCAAAGGCAGCGGCAGTTTGCCCAATCCGCTCGAAGAACAGGTGCGCTCCGGTGCCATGGGGCTGATGCTGCATCCCGCCTGGGGTTGCGCACCCGCCGCGATTGCCCGGGCGGTCGAGATCGTCGATAAGATGGACGTGCAACTGCTGTTGCAGCCAGATACCTTAAACGAGGCCGGAACTGTCGCGGAACTGCTCGCCGTCGTCGGTGAGCGCTGCGTCAGCACTCTGCATGGCCAGCGTGATTATCAGGGACGCGATTATCACGGGGCGGAGGAGGCGCTACAGGCCCTGGGGCTGACCCATGCGCTGCCGCTCTCCGTGCTTTCTCCGCCGGTCTCAGGGATGGGGCAGGCGACCCGCGTCGGGGCGTTGGAGATGCTGCATGACCTTGGCGCCATCAGCGTGGTGGCCTCTGGTGGCCAAGGCGGTGGGCGAATTGGAGACCTGATCCGCCGCACCTGGCAGATGGCGCATTCCATGAAAGTGCGTCGCGGTCATCTGGCACCGCCGCCTTTTGCCGCCGACATCGACCGCGAGGACAATGACAATTACCGCATCAAACGCTACATCGCCAAGTATGGCATCAATCCGGCCATCAACCATGGCATCGCCCATGAGGTCGGCTCGGTCGAGGTAGGCAAGCTGGCCGATCTGGTGCTGTGGCGCCCGGCGTTCTTTGGTGTGCGCCCGAGTCTGGTGCTCAAGGGCGGTCTGATTGCTGCGGCCCCCCTGGGAGATGCGGGAGCCTCGGTGCCCGATGCGCAGCCGCTGCAATATGCGCCCATGTTTGGCGTGACTGGTGCTGCCGCGCCCATGACCTGCATGACCTTCGTCTCTCAATGGGCGTTCCAGGCTGGTGAGCCGCAGCGACTGGATTTGGCCCGGCGCATCGGCGTGGCGCGCGATGTGCGTCAGCTGCGTAAAATCGATATGATTCACAATTTTTGGCAGCCGGCCATCGAGGTCGACGCGCGCGGTACGCAGGTCCATGCCGACGGCATGCTGATGGCCTGCGAACTCCTGCCGGACGTCCCACTGGGTCAGCGATATGCGCTTTTTTGATGCAGTTCGGTGCGGGTAAAACATGGCAGGTCTAGACGGGACATGGGCTGGGAACTTTTCGGCTGGGCGGCACCTTTCCTCTTCGGGTCGGGTGCTGCGTGACTAAGAAAGATCAAGCCTCCTCTGCTGGCGCGGGCTCTGCTGGCAAGGGCTCGGGCGACGCCCCGAAGCGCCGTGCGGCCCCGCGCTGGGCAGGTGCTGCGGGCAATGCACCGCCCCCGCCCAAAGCAACGTCCAAATCGAAATCCAAATCGAAATCCAAAGCGAAGCCCAAGTCAGGCCCCCATCCCCTGGTTGCGGTGTTCGAGTGGTTTGGGCGCATGCTGGCTGGAGTGCTGGCTATTCCGCTTGATCTTGCCGTGTTTGGTCTCTTCGGTGCTGCGCTGGTGGTCTATGTCACTCTGCCGGAGTTGCCCGACATCGAGGGTCTGACCGATGTGGCCTTCGAGGAACCCTTGCGGGTGTATTCGGCCGAGGGCTCGCTGATGGCGGAGTTTGGCATCCAGCGCCGCCGCGCAGTTGCCTTCAGCGAGTTGCCGTCAAATCTGATCAATGCCTTTATCGCCACCGAGGATTCGCGTTTTTTTGCCCACGTTGGCGTGGATGCTGTTGGGCTGCTGCGCGCGGCGGTGCACGTGGCACGTACCGGAACCATGACCCAGGGCGGCAGTACCATCACCATGCAGGTGGCGCGCAACTTCTACCTGTCGCGCGACAAGACCATTCGCCGCAAGCTCGCCGAGTTGCTGCTGGCGATGCAAATCGAACAAGCGCTCACCAAAGAAGAAATCCTTGAGCTGTATCTGAATAAAATCTTCTTCGGCCACCGCGCCTATGGCGTCTCGGCGGCGGCCGAATTCTACTACCGCAAGCCGCTCGCGGAACTCACACTGGCGCAGATGGCCATGTTGGCCGGCCTCCCCAAGGCGCCCTCGTCCAATAATCCGCTGAGCAATCCTGAGCGGGCGCTTGAGCGGCGCAACTACATTCTCAGGCGCATGCGCGAACTGGGCTTGGTCAGTGAGCCGCGCTATCGCGAGGCACTGGCCGAACCCCTGACCGCCACCTACTACCGCCCGGAGATCGAGTTCGAGGCCAACTACATTGCCGAGATGGTGCGCCAGGAAGTAGTCGAGCGCTTCGGTGAGAAACAGGCTTACTCGCTGGGTCTTCAGGTCTATA includes the following:
- a CDS encoding urease subunit alpha, which gives rise to MSKISRAEYAALYGPTIGDRVRLGDTNLVAQIEEDLTHYGDEVRFGRGGSIRDGMGQCQRQADLVMDTVITNALVIDFWGVIKADIGLKDGRIAAIGKAGNPNIQTGADVIIGPGTDIIAGEGHILTAGGVDAMTHFISPAQAEVALMAGVTTLIGGGTGPSAGSLAAPSTPGPWNIRRMLQAAEGLPVNIGILAKGSGSLPNPLEEQVRSGAMGLMLHPAWGCAPAAIARAVEIVDKMDVQLLLQPDTLNEAGTVAELLAVVGERCVSTLHGQRDYQGRDYHGAEEALQALGLTHALPLSVLSPPVSGMGQATRVGALEMLHDLGAISVVASGGQGGGRIGDLIRRTWQMAHSMKVRRGHLAPPPFAADIDREDNDNYRIKRYIAKYGINPAINHGIAHEVGSVEVGKLADLVLWRPAFFGVRPSLVLKGGLIAAAPLGDAGASVPDAQPLQYAPMFGVTGAAAPMTCMTFVSQWAFQAGEPQRLDLARRIGVARDVRQLRKIDMIHNFWQPAIEVDARGTQVHADGMLMACELLPDVPLGQRYALF